The Pyxidicoccus sp. MSG2 DNA segment TGTACCTGTGGACGCGCTCGGTGTGGCCGTGCGCCGTCCTTCACCTGGCCTGGAACCTCGTGAACCCGACGGTGCTGGGGAGCGTGTACTCGGGACGGCCCGGCCTCTTCAGCGGCAGCGTCTGGGTCTTCAATGGAGAGGGCCTCCTCGGCGCCGTCGTGATGGGAGCCGTGACGTTGGGACTGGTGTGGCGCTGGCGGGCCCGGAGTTCATTTCCCGGAGCCGAGGCCCCGGCAATGACAGAACGATGACCATCTCATGGACGGGAGCCCACCCTCTCCTCCGGGCGGCTGCGTACCTTGGACATCGGTACACCCCACCGTCGTTCCCTCACGGGGCCACGCCGTGGCTCCACGCGCGAGGAGGCGCGTCCCGTTCAAGCCATGAACTTCACTCTCTCGAGCATGTGGGGCCACATGGGCCCCGTCGCACAGCTCATCGTCATCGTGATGGGCATCATGTCGGTCGTCTCCCTCCTCATCCTCGCGGAGCGCGTGCTCGTCTTCCGCGCGTCCCGCCGTCACTCGCGCAGGTTCGCCGCGGAGATGGGCACGCTGCTCTCCAGTGGTGACTTCGAGTCCGCGGTCGACGCCAAGGCGGGCGTGGACGTGGGCTACCTCGGCCGGACCATCCGCGCGGGGCTGACCGCCTACCGCAGCTCCGCCACGGACAGCCGGGAGGAAGCCATGGAGTCGGTGGCGCGCGGCCTGGAGCGACAGGCCCAGCGCGAGGTGCAGAGCCTCAAGCGGGGTCTGGGCCATCTGGCCACCGTGGCCTCCACCGCCCCCTTCGTGGGCCTGCTCGGCACCACCATCGGCATCGTCACCGCGTTCCAGGAGATGGGCGCGGGCGGCGCGGGCGGCATCGGTACCATCTCGACGGGCATCTCCGAGGCGCTCGTCACCACGGCCTTCGGTCTGCTCGTCGCCATCCCCGCGGTGATGGGCTACAACTCACTGCAGAGCTGGGTGGATGCCCGCGCGGTGGACCTCTCCGAGGCGAGCAACGAGTTCCTCGACGCGGCGGGCCGCGCCCTCAAGCGCGCCCGCTCCGTCGCGGGGTGAGTCGGGCAACCCACCCGCCCAGGGGTTCCCCCGCCGCTCCCCCCAGTACGCCGGCCCCTTCGCCCACCCCTCCCGACCATCCTTAGAATCAAGAGAGGGAGAGCCAGGGGGCACGGATGATGATGGCCGAGGCCAGGACCGAAGAGAGCTCCTTCTCCGACTGGACCTCGCAGTTCGATGCCATCGCCTGGGCCGCCGACGCGGCGACGCTCCAGCTCACCCGCGTTAGCCCGAATGCCGCCGGGATTCTCGGCTACCCGGTGGAGCAGTGGTGGAGCGAGCCGGACTTCCTCGCCCGGCACCTCCACCCCGATGACCGTGACGCCGCGCTGGCGCTCTACCAGGACGGCCCCCGTCGTCGACCGAAGCGGAGCGGCGTGCATCGGTTCCTGTCCGCGAGCGGGCAGGCACTCCCCTTCCTGTCCAAGGTGCTCACGCTCGAGCGCGGCGAGGGCCGGGCGCCCGAGCTGCGGTGCTTGATGCTGCGCCTCGAAGAGGACACCCGCGCCGGCCAGGGACTGGAGCATTCACACTCCCTCCTGCGCGCCACGCTCGAGTCGACGGCGGATGGGCTCCTCGTCGTGGACACGCAGGGGCGCATCGTGGACTTCAACACGCAGTTCCTGGAGCTGTGGGGCATCCCGGAGGAGGTCATCGCCACGCGCGACGACAAGCGGGCCCTCGCGTACGTGCTCACCCGGCTCGTCGACCCCGCGGCGTTCCTCGCGAAGGTCGAGGCGCTCTATTCCACCCCCGAGGCCCGGAGCTTCGACGTCCTCGAGTTCAGGGATGGCAGGACGCTCGAGCGCTATTCGCAGCCGCAGCGGCTCGGGGACCGGATTGTCGGAAGGGTCTGGAGCTTCCGCGACGTGACGGACCGGAAGCGCTCCGAGCGGGAGCGGGACGTTCTCCTGCTCAAGGAGAAGGCCGCCCGGGCGCGGGCGGAGGCGCTGGCGGAGCAGCTCAAGGCGGGTGAGTCGCGCTTCCACCGCATCTTCGAATCCCACGTCATCGGGCTCGTGCTCAGC contains these protein-coding regions:
- a CDS encoding MotA/TolQ/ExbB proton channel family protein, with product MNFTLSSMWGHMGPVAQLIVIVMGIMSVVSLLILAERVLVFRASRRHSRRFAAEMGTLLSSGDFESAVDAKAGVDVGYLGRTIRAGLTAYRSSATDSREEAMESVARGLERQAQREVQSLKRGLGHLATVASTAPFVGLLGTTIGIVTAFQEMGAGGAGGIGTISTGISEALVTTAFGLLVAIPAVMGYNSLQSWVDARAVDLSEASNEFLDAAGRALKRARSVAG